From the Billgrantia sulfidoxydans genome, one window contains:
- a CDS encoding TAXI family TRAP transporter solute-binding subunit encodes MKPTPKMKTLLAAMTASAAFVAAAATAQAEERLLIGSTSSSSSHYGYFVAVNQIINSQVEGVSASVAETGATVDNLRRLSRNQIDMGLVTTNTGYHAYAGQEDFDGRPVDSRLLWVYTVAPQNVVIREDAGVTTLEELEGVRFNPGITGSATESTTEAVLETLGIAPDYVRGSTTDVVDSIKDGRIMGYVKSGVGNKLDGSTMDIATFTPINVLSLTGEQADTLRSEMPDLAVVDIPEGAGEGVPAYTTWAFGVAVHAHPDLDEETAYQIVKAVMENPEPQANAFSAVRDEDLAKMTLEVGTVPLHAGAARYFEEQGMAIPDALRPAE; translated from the coding sequence ATGAAGCCAACGCCAAAGATGAAGACCCTGCTGGCCGCCATGACGGCCAGCGCCGCGTTTGTTGCCGCTGCCGCCACCGCTCAGGCCGAAGAGCGCCTGCTGATCGGCTCGACCTCCAGTTCGTCGAGCCACTATGGCTACTTCGTCGCCGTCAACCAGATCATCAACAGCCAGGTCGAGGGCGTGAGCGCCTCGGTGGCGGAAACCGGCGCCACCGTCGACAACCTGCGCCGCCTGAGCCGCAACCAGATCGACATGGGGCTGGTGACCACCAACACCGGCTACCATGCCTACGCCGGCCAGGAGGACTTCGACGGCCGCCCGGTCGACAGCCGCCTGCTGTGGGTCTATACCGTGGCGCCCCAGAACGTGGTGATTCGCGAAGACGCCGGCGTGACCACGCTCGAGGAACTCGAGGGGGTGCGCTTCAACCCGGGCATCACCGGCTCGGCCACCGAGAGCACCACCGAGGCCGTGCTCGAGACGCTCGGCATCGCGCCGGACTACGTGCGCGGCTCCACTACCGACGTGGTCGACTCCATCAAGGACGGTCGCATCATGGGCTACGTCAAGTCCGGGGTGGGCAACAAGCTCGACGGCTCGACCATGGACATTGCCACCTTCACGCCGATCAACGTGCTCTCGCTCACGGGCGAGCAGGCCGACACCCTGCGCAGCGAGATGCCAGACCTCGCCGTGGTCGACATTCCCGAGGGCGCGGGGGAGGGCGTTCCGGCCTACACCACCTGGGCCTTCGGCGTGGCCGTGCACGCCCACCCGGACCTCGACGAGGAGACTGCCTACCAGATCGTCAAGGCGGTGATGGAGAACCCCGAGCCCCAGGCCAACGCCTTCTCGGCGGTACGTGACGAGGATCTGGCGAAGATGACCCTCGAGGTGGGCACCGTGCCGCTGCATGCCGGCGCGGCGCGCTACTTCGAGGAGCAGGGGATGGCGATTCCCGACGCCTTGCGGCCCGCCGAATAA